One genomic window of Pieris rapae chromosome 15, ilPieRapa1.1, whole genome shotgun sequence includes the following:
- the LOC110997786 gene encoding gastrula zinc finger protein XlCGF46.1-like → MVKCNISSILSNILNNKGYSHCRLCLGNIEETYIRMDDSVSLNASTENYQTLSSVLIKLLGEEFGHQIPGVDAVCLKCVDSVLAAMRFIDNCKSSEKTLKCAVDSISKALESNVHIKSGENLFINLNNTETELFVMNQSIKKRKQTYKRTYECYECLIYLDTFHDLKVHNLAYHGSATCNKCHKIFLNYESLSKHEKNEHKFICPECTHIQNSEEDLKNHHNQYHAIHICQECGKHCKGLNKLISHEDKHKTKNSCPKCGKSYTTKDFYKRHVKLCLSDKIDPHPHRNMMKKSYNCEKCGKGYSTRGGLRVHNRFAHGNAKPHVCKECGKKFTAPSYLRVHMVKHTGERNFKCTICENRFVSKEALLYHTRRHTGEKPYSCNQCDERFVNASARAEHIKFKHVGPTLECDICTKKFVTRHFLKQHIDRHHDPTSKLYYGRSAVPPNVPSEKNMRKFIIQMET, encoded by the exons ATGGTTAAATGCAATATCAGttcaattttatcaaatatattaaataataaaggatATAGTCATTGTCGTTTATGCTTAGGAAATATTGAAGAAACCTATATTCGTATGGATGACTCTGTTTCGTTAAATGCAAGCActgaaaattatcaaacactaAGTAGTGTGCTTATTAAACTTTTGGGTGAAGAG TTTGGTCACCAAATTCCTGGAGTCGATGCTGTCTGTCTTAAATGTGTAGACAGTGTTCTTGCAGCAATGCGGTTTATAGATAATTGCAAAAGCTCTgagaaaactttaaaatgtgCTGTAGATAGTATATCTAAAGCATTGGAGTCAAATGTTCATATAAAGAGTGGAGAAAATCTGTTTATAAACCTTAATAACACAGAAACTGAACTATTTGTTATGAATcagtctataaaaaaaagaaaacaaacatataaGAGAACCTATGAGTGTTATGAATGTCTAATTTATCTTGACACATTTCATGATCTCAAAGTGCATAATCTTGCATACCATGGATCTGCCACATGTAATAAATGTcacaagatatttttaaattatgaaagttTGAGTAAGCATGAAAAAAATGagcataaatttatatgtccTGAATGTACTCATATTCAAAATAGTGAGGAAGACTTAAAGAATCATCATAACCAATATCATGCTATTCATATATGTCAAGAATGTGGAAAGCATTGCAAaggtttgaataaattaatttctcatGAAGATAagcataaaacaaaaaattcttGTCCTAAGTGTGGTAAGTCATATAcaacaaaagatttttataagcGTCATGTTAAATTGTGCCTTAGTGACAAAATAGATCCACATCCACATCGTAATATGATGAAAAAATCCTATAATTGTGAAAAGTGTGGTAAGGGTTATAGTACAAGAGGTGGTCTTAGAGTTCATAATAGGTTTGCACATGGCAATGCTAAGCCTCATGTATGCAAAGAATGTGGTAAAAAATTTACTGCGCCTAGCTATTTGAGAGTGCATATGGTTAAACATACTGGAGAAAGAAACTTCAAATGCACTATCTGTGAGAATAGATTTGTATCCAAAGAAGCCTTATTATACCATACAAGGCGCCATACTGGTGAAAAACCTTACAGTTGTAACCAATGTGATGAGAGATTTGTAAATGCTTCAGCTAGAGcagaacatataaaatttaagcatGTAGGACCAACACTAGAATGTGacatatgtacaaaaaaatttgttacaCGCCACTTTCTAAAACAACATATAGACAGACATCATGACCCGAccagtaaactttattatgGAAGAAGTGCAGTCCCACCCAATGTACCATCAGAGAAAAATAtgagaaaatttataattcaaatggaAACTTGA
- the LOC123689772 gene encoding uncharacterized protein LOC123689772 yields the protein MDETIILKGNNLGERHQYYNHLVKENCFKNKNFESLPKTTSIDKILKIDIANHHKHVAFIIKTLKNDDMLYVSRALKSYWLLNFEYAYIINPVYLETNLFPEMSKPGVNKMKHWIKANLKDPQRCEDFYTYYKNDFEESIKYLKHCSSLFILNEVVNIIEKLTPKHLKMLCQVCPTVAKSYFECLLKNNNAIMNYRDSESEFLESFKCILKLDGNLYLDLIESYYTQGHLSPAATQYIVKNFKSKFLAKQELYTSQILDVNTLARCLTPNECRDLVFYLAKAEYLHDWFSYKSVEPLIKRLSLEERTSLKKLIFIDKAVGEKVKEWPYRKPECPNFINITDHIFEDEEYLKMLVKKKMTRYCLMSMEHRVVKKKTLLDRLFDKYRFAGFSKTYVELKNRLQAESTIEGRQNILLVLISKSGGVFEHVDTLMKLLTEKHKNEPSNLRATVVRSLIKRLKFWRMPEDIWNLMLTLAHGLGLDGHDGNPLCIEGLHAVILRSILNGTTPTADLMKAYYNHFTTFKDFGLNGSEVVEVKKHLPTILQGRPKEFVAVVSTYKIKDITNLEDNLAKSAIGNVDLINSLFDKRIARRQLIADTFPIKQFEASYINALRHNPSLLGDGVIFASLAVKENTNHDRFLRTLKIYFGEAAGLADQHLAALSDALNIAPKPSLVRPIVMLSSTESIIKKIDELRKNKTNADLKLASRFHNNIHTCKPHINIDNVDWKILGLKSVGNNILISKSISLEHNIKSCLQRRETFPLALRLALNTAFEVETFTFVAVRSPKIAIKVAVSYYFNASLTMPPEMWKIVKEIILRFDYDKLPRKVLNHLTYQSEIPKNIEADYWATVYQARMRVSRQKAMRALCKVEKMLYQVDKDVVTKIVNDFIKNDITVENLTNYENLHSRDIEVDKPSHVIENNFMCLCMRIIGKYLHFATSSDEQCEIIKNTLNPFFDHIEKIWKDLEDKSYIVNCLDDFLKSLKCTEAFKDRRYVSGELVFTTITSRLSSFMALNEYFYQYMKINFTQLYCSAIKSALKLNPHCFESDDKTEAMHIVGTKFGEYIGNGIVDLVSEYFFSIIEIYKEGLKHFLSEYIPYKESRLNFIATVTRGILKIDKLEAYLMAESLYREYKTSWNNAKDITETLLSCKYLEVKCFLSHDKFADSNNFYFY from the coding sequence ATGGATGAAACTATAATCttaaaaggaaataatttGGGTGAAAGGCACCAATACTATAACCATCTAGTTAAAGagaattgctttaaaaataaaaactttgagAGTTTACCAAAAACTACCtctattgataaaatattaaaaattgatattgcCAATCATCACAAACATGttgcatttataataaaaactttaaaaaatgatgacaTGCTTTATGTTAGCAGAGCTTTAAAATCATACTGGTTACTAAATTTTGAGTACGCTTACATAATTAATCCAGTCTACTTGGAAACCAATCTGTTCCCAGAAATGAGCAAACCAggagtaaataaaatgaagcATTGGATAAAAGCAAACTTAAAAGATCCTCAGAGATGTGaagatttttatacatactataaaaatgattttgaagAATCAATCAAATACCTTAAACATTGTTCTTCgctattcattttaaatgaagttgtaaatattattgaaaaattaactccaaaacatttaaaaatgctcTGTCAAGTCTGTCCAACTGTTGCTAAATCTTACTTTGAATgtttgcttaaaaataataatgccaTAATGAATTACAGAGATAGTGAATCTGAATTTTTAGagagttttaaatgtattctcAAATTAGatggaaatttatatttagatctAATTGAATCCTATTATACTCAGGGTCATTTAAGTCCTGCTGCAACTCaatatattgtgaaaaattttaaaagtaaatttttagcTAAACAAGAATTGTATACATCACAAATTCTGGATGTTAATACTTTAGCTAGATGTTTAACTCCAAATGAATGTAGAGATCTAGTATTTTATCTTGCCAAGGCAGAATATTTACATGATTGGTTTTCTTATAAATCTGTTGAACCATTGATTAAAAGACTATCTCTTGAAGAAAGAACTTCTTTAAAGAAACTGATCTTTATTGATAAAGCTGTTGGAGAAAAAGTCAAGGAATGGCCTTACAGAAAACCAGAATGTCCAAATTTCATTAACATTACTGACCATATATTTGAAGATGAAGAATACCTGAAAATGCTggttaaaaagaaaatgactcgttattgtttaatgtccATGGAGCATAGAGTTGTGAAGAAGAAAACACTGCTTGATCGGCtgtttgataaatatagaTTTGCTGGATTCTCAAAGACATATGTAGAGCTTAAAAATCGTTTGCAAGCTGAAAGCACCATTGAAGGTAGACAGAATATTTTACTTGTTCTTATTAGCAAGAGTGGTGGAGTTTTTGAACATGTAGACACACTAATGAAATTGCTGACTGAAAAGCATAAAAATGAACCCAGTAATCTTCGGGCTACAGTTGTAAGGTCTCTTATTAAAAGGCTTAAGTTTTGGAGAATGCCAGAAGATATTTGGAATCTTATGCTAACACTTGCACATGGGCTGGGACTAGATGGCCATGATGGTAATCCATTGTGCATTGAGGGATTACATGCTGTTATACTTCGCAGTATTTTAAATGGAACTACACCAACAGCTGACCTAATGAAAGCTTACTACAATCACTTCACAACTTTCAAAGACTTCGGTTTAAATGGATCTGAAGTAGTTGAAGTGAAAAAACATTTACCAACTATACTGCAAGGTCGGCCAAAAGAGTTTGTCGCTGTAGTctcaacatataaaattaaagatattactAATCTTGAAGACAATTTGGCAAAGTCAGCAATCGGTAATGtggatttaataaattcattgttTGATAAAAGAATAGCAAGAAGGCAACTTATTGCAGATACTTTTCCAATTAAACAATTCGAAGCATCATACATTAATGCTTTACGCCATAATCCTTCATTATTAGGGGATGGCGTAATCTTCGCCTCATTAGCCGTAAAAGAGAACACAAATCACGATCGTTTCTTGCGaacacttaaaatttattttggagAAGCAGCTGGTCTTGCTGATCAACATCTCGCGGCTTTAAGCGATGCTTTAAACATTGCACCTAAACCAAGTTTGGTCCGCCCCATAGTGATGTTGTCTAGCACTGaaagtattataaagaaaatagacgaattaagaaaaaacaaaactaacgCAGATCTGAAACTCGCTTCGaggtttcataataatattcatacatGCAAGCCACATATTAACATAGACAATGTTGACTGGAAGATACTTGGTTTAAAATCTGTGGGAAACAATATCTTAATCAGTAAAAGTATTTCATTGGAGCACAATATAAAGTCATGTCTCCAGCGACGTGAAACTTTTCCTTTAGCATTAAGACTTGCGTTGAATACAGCTTTTGAAGTAGAAACATTCACTTTTGTAGCAGTAAGAAGTCCTAAGATTGCGATTAAAGTAGCTGTGTCATACTACTTTAATGCATCACTTACTATGCCACCTGAAATGTGGAAAATAGTTAAGGAAATAATATTGAGATTTGACTATGACAAATTGCCTCGAAAAGTTCTAAATCACTTAACATACCAAAGCGAGATTCCCAAAAATATTGAAGCTGATTACTGGGCCACAGTTTATCAGGCACGAATGCGTGTTAGCCGACAGAAAGCTATGCGTGCTCTATGCAAGGtagaaaaaatgttatacCAAGTTGATAAAGATGTAGTAACCAAAATTGTTAAcgactttattaaaaacgataTAACTGTTGAAAACCTAACCAACTATGAAAATTTACATTCGCGTGATATTGAGGTAGACAAACCGTCACATGTTATAGAAAACAACTTTATGTGTTTGTGCATGAGAATAATTGGAAAGTACCTACATTTTGCTACAAGTAGTGATGAGCAATgcgaaattataaaaaatactttaaatccGTTCTTTGATCACATTGAAAAAATTTGGAAAGATTTGGAAGATAAATCATACATAGTTAATTGTTTAGACgactttttaaaatcgttaaaaTGCACTGAAGCCTTTAAAGATAGGCGATATGTGTCCGGTGAACTTGTTTTTACTACAATTACATCAAGGTTAAGTTCCTTTATGGCACTAAATGAATACTTCTAccaatatatgaaaataaattttacacaattGTACTGCAGCGCCATAAAATCAGCATTAAAACTAAATCCGCACTGCTTTGAAAGTGATGATAAAACTGAGGCTATGCACATAGTTGGAACCAAATTCGGAGAATATATTGGAAATGGAATCGTAGACTTAGTCAGCGAATATTTCTTCTCCATTATAGAGATATACAAGGAAGGCCTCAAACATTTCCTTTCAGAATATATTCCATATAAAGAAAGTCGGTTAAATTTCATAGCCACAGTGACAAGAggtattttgaaaatagataaattggAAGCCTATTTGATGGCTGAGAGCCTTTATAGAGAATACAAAACTTCTTGGAATAATGCCAAGGATATAACAGAAACATTGCTGTCATGTAAATATCTGGaagtaaaatgtttcttaaGTCATGACAAATTTGCtgattcaaacaatttttatttttattag